From the genome of Bos indicus x Bos taurus breed Angus x Brahman F1 hybrid chromosome 14, Bos_hybrid_MaternalHap_v2.0, whole genome shotgun sequence, one region includes:
- the TMEM74 gene encoding transmembrane protein 74, whose translation MELHYLVKKSSQAAPCDAADWSSRGPPGDQADAAATRAALCCQRRCTSKPRALEMEACKLSPSPASPSPSLQDSAIHTDSLPPGPLNSGNNQITAEQKVCNCCSQELETSFTYVDENVNLEQRNRRSPSAKGSDHLGDLGWGNPNEWSHESAISLISEDEDDASSEATSSGKSVDYGFISAILFLVTGILLVIISYIVPRDVTVDPNTVAAREMERLEKESARLGAHLDRCVIAGLCLLTLGGVVLSCLLMMSMWKGELYRRDRFASSKESAKLYGSFNFRMKTSTNENTLELSLVEEDALAVQS comes from the coding sequence ATGGAGCTCCACTACCTTGTTAAGAAGAGCAGCCAGGCAGCCCCGTGTGATGCTGCTGACTGGAGTTCAAGAGGGCCTCCCGGGGACCAGGCAGATGCAGCAGCCACCAGAGCTGCTCTCTGCTGCCAGAGACGTTGTACCTCAAAGCCCAGAGCATTGGAGATGGAAGCATGTAAACTTAGCCCTTCCCCAGcatccccttccccctccctgcaAGACAGTGCTATTCACACAGACTCGCTGCCACCAGGACCTCTCAACTCAGGGAACAACCAGATAACAGCAGAACAGAAAGTCTGCAACTGCTGCAGCCAGGAATTAGAAACCTCTTTTACCTACGTGGACGAGAATGTCAACCTGGAGCAAAGGAACAGGCGCTCCCCTTCAGCAAAAGGGAGTGATCACCTGGGAGACCTCGGCTGGGGAAATCCAAATGAGTGGTCCCACGAGTCTGCCATATCCCTGATTTCCGAAGATGAAGATGATGCCAGCTCGGAAGCCACCTCTTCAGGGAAGTCAGTAGACTATGGTTTCATAAGCGCCATCTTGTTCTTGGTCACTGGCATCTTGCTGGTGATCATCTCGTACATTGTCCCACGGGATGTGACTGTGGATCCCAACACTGTGGCGGCCCGGGAGATGGAACGCCTGGAGAAGGAGAGCGCGAGGCTGGGGGCTCACCTGGACCGCTGTGTGATTGCCGGACTCTGCCTGCTCACGCTTGGGGGGGTTGTTCTGTCCTGCTtgctgatgatgtccatgtggaaGGGGGAGCTATACCGTCGTGACAGGTTTGCCTCCTCTAAAGAGTCTGCCAAACTCTACGGTTCCTTCAACTTCAGGATGAAAACAAGCACTAACGAAAACACCCTGGAACTGTCGCTGGTGGAGGAAGATGCTCTCGCTGTACAGAGTTAA